From Cuculus canorus isolate bCucCan1 chromosome 32, bCucCan1.pri, whole genome shotgun sequence, the proteins below share one genomic window:
- the LOC128849683 gene encoding metabotropic glutamate receptor 6-like — MPLLVVLLCPSLWVAASLAAPSPTQPHGIRLEGDLTLGGLFPVHSRGSAGVPCGAVKKEKGIHRLEAMLYALDRVNGDPRVLPNVTLGARILDTCSRDTYALEQALSFVRSLLPPEGGEGACADGSVPRRPPPERLVGVIGASASSVSIMVANVLRLFAIPQISYASTAPELSDPGRYEFFSRVVPPDSYQAEAMVGVVRALGWSYVSTLASEGNYGESGVEAFVQSSREAGGLCIAQSIKIPREPRPGEFAKVIKRLMETSTARGVVLFANEDDIRRVLEAAARANLSGHFSWVGSDSWGAKMAPVQGLEEAARGAITILPKRASVPGFDEYFTSRSLENNRRNLWFHEFWEDDFNCRLPHSATHGEAQGTTRKCTGRERIGRDSPYEQEGKVQFVIDAVLAMAHGLHRLLAESCPEGRLCAAMDPPDGRRLLHHIRSVAFNGTGGD; from the exons ATGCCCCTCTTGGTGGTCCTCCTCTGCCCTTCGCTATGGGTCGCGGCGTCCCTGGCGGCTCCGTCTCCCACTCAGCCCCACGGCATCCGCTTGGAGGGCGATTTGACCCTTGGAGGGCTCTTCCCGGTCCATTCCCGCGGCTCCGCCGGCGTTCCCTGCGGAGCggtgaagaaggagaaaggaatcCACCGCTTGGAAGCGATGCTCTACGCCCTCGACCGCGTTAACGGGGACCCCCGGGTGCTCCCCAACGTCACTTTGGGGGCGCGGATCTTGGACACCTGCTCGAGGGACACCTACGCCTTGGAGCAGGCGCTCAGCTTCGTCCGTAGTCTCCTTCCGCCcgaaggaggagaaggagcgTGCGCCGACGGAAGCGTTCCCAGGAGACCACCGCCCGAGCGCTTGGTGGGGGTCATCGGGGCGTCCGCCAGCTCCGTGTCCATCATGGTGGCCAACGTCCTCAGGCTCTTCGCG ATCCCTCAGATCAGCTACGCCTCGACGGCTCCGGAGTTGAGCGATCCGGGTCGTTACGAGTTCTTCTCCCGCGTCGTCCCTCCGGATTCGTACCAGGCCGAGGCCATGGTGGGCGTGGTCAGAGCCCTGGGGTGGAGCTACGTCTCCACTTTGGCCTCCGAAGGCAACTACGGAGAGAGCGGAGTCGAAGCCTTCGTACAGAGCTCACGGGAAGCCG GGGGTCTGTGTATCGCTCAGTCCATTAAGATCCCGCGGGAACCGCGTCCCGGAGAGTTCGCGAAGGTCATCAAACGCCTGATGGAAACGTCCACCGCCCGCGGCGTCGTCCTCTTCGCCAACGAGGACGACATCCG GCGGGTGCTGGAGGCGGCGGCGCGGGCGAACCTCTCGGGCCATTTCTCCTGGGTGGGCTCCGACAGTTGGGGGGCCAAAATGGCGCCCGTGCAGGGCCTGGAGGAGGCGGCGCGAGGAGCCATCACCATCCTCCCCAAGAGGGCCTCCGTGCCCG gtTTCGACGAGTACTTCACGTCGCGTTCACTGGAGAACAACCGCCGGAACCTTTGGTTTCACGAGTTCTGGGAGGACGATTTCAACTGCCGTCTGCCCCACAGCGCGACCCACGGCGAGGCCCAGGGCACCACCCGCAAGTGCACCG GCCGGGAGCGGATCGGCCGGGACTCCCCGTACGAGCAGGAGGGGAAGGTGCAGTTCGTCATCGACGCCGTTCTGGCCATGGCGCACGGCCTCCACCGCCTCCTGGCCGAGAGCTGCCCCGAGGGGCGCCTCTGCGCCGCCATGGACCCCCCCGACGGCAGAAGGCTCCTCCACCACATCCGCAGCGTCGCCTTCAACGGtactgggggggac